ACACCAATTTTCAGTCGTCGAAGATCAATATTCATCCTCATTTCTTCCAGTTCGATACCGGAGCCTCTGACGGTGTGATCTCGGGGATGGAATGGGAAATGTCCGTTAGGCCGTTTACCATGTTCTCGAAGCCGAAGAAGGCCGGTTTGCCGGTTCCGATGAATAGCAAGTTGACCAAGGCCGTCAAGGCAGGGGCCAAATCCATCACCATCAAGATGGCCGAAGGGGCCAGCAAATATCATGTCAATACCGAGTTGTTGGTGGGTGCGGATTGTTTGCAAGCCGACAACGACCCGACGACGTCGTTGAAGCGTGATCGGAGTTGTTCGGAAATCGCCCGGATCAAGGAGATTAAGGGCGAGACGATCACGTTTGTGAAACCACTTAAGCATGATCATCCGACCGGAGATATCGTAACGCCGGAATTTGTCCGGTACCGGTATTGGGTGGATTCGGATACCGGAACGGTGTTCTGGCATGATCATGCGTTCGGGGCAACCACCTGGCCGCACGGCGGGTTCGGTGCCACGATTGTGGAGCCGTTTGGATCCACCTATCATGACCCGAAGAACGGGAAGTTGGTGTATAGCGGTCCAATCGCGGACATTCATACCAACGAACCGGTGGGCTTCGGGGTGAGCGGAAGTTTCCGTGAGTTGATGGTGTCCATCCACGATACCGTGCCTCATACGGTCAACGTCATTCAGGCGGGGAATCCTCCAGGGCAGCCCATCGAGGTGGCGTTGGAAGCCGGGAAAACGGTGTCGTTCCAAATGCCTGAAAAAATCCAAAATGCTCCCAACCCCTTCTTGAACGGGGGAACGCATACCACCGGGAGCGGATTTAACTTCCGGGCTGAGCCGTTTGCGTTGAGATTGAACAATAATCCCGATACCTCGAAATTGTTCAGCAGCGCGATTCATGGCGATCCGGATACGCCGTTGCTTCAAAGTTATGTCGGAGACACCATTGTGTTCCGGTTGTTGCATCAGTTGATGAATGAGTCGCATGTCTGGACGCTGTCGGGCCATACCTTCCTGACGGAACGGTATGCGGGCGACGCCAATCGGAAGTACTCCATCCATGTGGGGATCGCCGAGCGGTATGACCTCGTGACCAAGGCAGGCGGTTTCCAAGGTATGCCCGGTGATTACATTCACTTCAACGGACGGAGTTCGCACTTCGCCGAAGGTGGATGGGGAATCATTCGGGTGTTGGACAAGAAAGTGCCTGATCTGCAGGTGCTCCCGATGGGAACGAATCCGCTCGGAATTCCTCCGGTGCCGAGTTCGTTGTGTCCAGCAGATGCGCCGGTGAAATCTTTCAACGTCGTATCTTTGGATCGCCCGTTGAAGTTGCATCCCAATGCCCCGGACACCATCGAAGTGGACTTTGAGCGAAAGATTGAAATGACCGTACCGGACGGAAAGATTTTTGCACTCGAAGAGGAAGCCACCAAGGTGGCGGGCAACGTGATGCCGAATCCACTGACCTTACGTGTGAATCTCGGCGATTGCATCAAGGTGAATCTGAAGAACAAGATGGCCAAGAGCCGGGCGTCCTTCTTCGCCCCTGGTCTGGCATTCGATCCAAGGGATTCTCATGGACTCAACGTGGGGAATAATCCTGGGGATCAGACGGTGGCGCCAGGTGAAAGCCGGACATACACCTTCTATGCCCATCCCGACAACAAAGAAACCACGTCGTTGGTGTGGGATGGCGGGAATATTATTCTCAATCCGCGAAACGGATTGTACGGCGCCGTGATCGTCGGCCCTAAGGGCTCGCAATATCGGGATCCTGTGACAGGCGAAGATCTCTCACAAAAGAACGCCTGGCGGGCGGACGTGATTATCGATCATACGTTGGTCGAGAACGCCGGTAAGCAGAACTATCGGGATGTCGCCTTGTTTTTCCAGGATGAGGACAACATTATCGGTACCTCATTCATGCCCTACGTGCAGAACGTGGCCGGATTATCTTCCGTGAATTATCGTGCAGAACCGGATAAATTCCGGGAGGAGCAGGGCTGTACGTTGGATAAGATGTTCCAACCCTGTGCGGTCGACAAGCCCGTTGATCCCGTCACGCCTTTAATCGAGGCGCATGCCGGTGATGTGGTCCGGATACACGTAATCGGGGCGAACAGCGAGCAAAACGGCATGTTCCAGGTCGAAGGCCACGAATGGCCAATCGAACCCTACATGCCGGGTGCCGATATGATCAGCGTGGTGGAATTCGGTGGATCTGAGACTCTGGATGTGTTCCTCCGCCAGGGGGCGGGCGGACCTGCAAACATTCCCGGGGATTATATTTGGGCCAATGCCCGTCTGAACTATCAGCAGGCTGGTCAGTGGGGATATTTGCGAGTCCTGCCGACAGGTGATCAGAGAATTCTTCCGTTGGGAGCCACGATGTCGAACGCCAAGCGGGTAGAATCTCAACCTGAGCCAAAAGTTCTGCCAACCGCGATGGTAAGGCCCTAATCATCGTTAAGGGAAGAACGGTCGAATTTGTCGGGAGAGCTGCACAAATGGTGCGGCTCCCCCGGCTCATTTGAGAAAGAGGACATGTCTGAGTGCATCAAAAAGAGCCAGGGTTGGATTGAGAATTCGGGGTATTTCTTTTCGATGGACACGTCCTCCTTTTGCAGTGCATAAGGATTGAAATCCATTCAGGAAAATTTGAGTGAGATCCTCAATGATTCACCCACGCATCTTGGAGGATAGGGAAGGAAGGATTGTCGTGGAGATGAAGAAATCCCAAGAAGTATCGAGCAAGAGTCGATAGTTCAGATCATTCCTGGCCGCTCATGCCTTGAGTCCCGGTTGCTCCTGCCGCTACCACAAATTGCCGGGTTATCATATTTCCTAATCTGCCCAATTTAATGCCCCAAAAATCCCCATTCCAAGCGTTCAATTGTCCAATTTTATGGACACACAACTGCTTGATTTTTAGTTGAAATTACAAAGGTTCGGAAATGTTGGTCCAAGGTGTTGGACATTCTGCCCCGTTGTGCATTTTTCCATTCCTTCCTGACAGTCTCCTGAAGTCCCCCCCAATAAAGCTTTTGCGGTTAGGAGCATGGATGAGTGTTCATTGGCATCGATGTTGCGGAACAGGTTGATGCCGACGCTGGTTTGGGTGTGATGGACCGGCCTCCGGAATGCCCGACCTCTCCAAGAGGATTTCTGGCGTCGGCACTTAACAATCAAGTATCCGGCCGGGCTGTTTTTCGAGAACTTGAGATGCTGGAAACAAGTTGTCTGGTTGAGAGTAAAACATTTGATCTTTATTCACCCCATATGTAAGGAGGCCGGAGCATGTATCACGGCAAGAGTAGATTTTTAACTGCGTCTATATTGTTGGCGCTGATGGGGGGGGTAGCCTTCTGGGTTACCCCAGCCTTTGTCAGTGCTGAAAATGCATCTCCCCCCCACGCCCATCAGACGGGGATGCCGGCGCAATCTCCTGGTTGGGCCGAACAGCTCAAGGGCCAGACGATTGTGGAAGATGCCATAGAAGGGCGGGCCGAACGGGCGGCCCTGGTCGAGCAGCAGCATCACCGCATGATGGAGCAAATGCAGAAGGATATGGAGCATAAAGGTGCCGATACGGGTGCCTTTGATTCCATGTCGATGATTCACCAATATGGAGCGGGGCCGGCGAATGGCCTCCTGGCAAGTACTCCAGGTGTGGAGCCGGTGTCCATGAAAGGAGGGTTATGTCCCAAGACAGCGCCCGTCCGAAGTTACGATGTGTCAGCCATTGATGTGGAAATCAGCCTGAATCAATGGCTGGATTATTATCCCGGGTACATGTATGCCTTGACTGAAAATATTGACAAGATTCGTGAGGAGGAAGCCAAAAATGCCGAGGCTCGTGAGAAGGAAGGGCATGCCGATCCGGGGGCTGTGAAAAACGGCATTCAGGATCAGTGGATACAACCATTGGTGATTCGCGGCAATCAAGGAGATTGCGTCAAGGTTACGTTGCGTAACCAATTGGAATTCGGCGAAGAAGTCAGTTTCCATATCAATGGGTCTGACATGGTGATGAGCAAGACCGGCCAGCCGGCGACGACGACCAATCCAGACACGGTAGCGGCTGAAGGCCAGACCATTGAGATGGAATGGTACATCCATCCCGACACGCAGGAAGGTGGGAAACAATTTCATACCTACAGCAATGACCGGGAACTGACGGTTATGGGACTCTTCGGCGTCTTCGTTGTGGAGCCCCGCGGATCGAATTATTACGAGCCCTTGGGTACGGGGCCGGCCACGGAAGCCACGAGTGGCTGGCAGGTGATGATTGATAATGGGGATGGTCCAGACTTTCGGGAATTTGTCTTGATTTATCATGAAGTCGGGGATGAAGCGTTTCGTCCCGTAAATAAGCATGGAGACTTTCTCCCTCAACGGGATCCACTCACCGATGCCTATCGTCCGGGTGCCCGGGCTCTCAATTATCGGAGTGAGCCGTTCGGTATCAACAATATGCACGTGCAACATGAATATTTTGGATTTGAGGATGAGTCAATGGCGTATAGTTCCTATACCTTTGGTGATGCCGCCCCAACGATTCCCCGAAGTTATTTAGGTGACCCGGCTAAATTCCGTATTGTCCATGGTGGATCGGAAGTTTTCCATTCGCATCATCCTCACGGCGGGTCGATTCGGTGGCAACGAAGTCCACGTGCGACGCAGATGCCGGTCTGGAGTACGGGGCAAAACGGCCCTGTGAAATATCCGGTGATTCGGACGAAGTCGGACCGGGTCGATGTGGAAGTGATTGGGCCATCTGAGGCGTTAGATCTGGAGACCGAATGCGGCTCGGGGCTTTGCCAATGGTTGGCGGGAGATTTTCTCTTTCACTGTCATGTGGCGCATCACTATGTGGCCGGTATGTGGGGCTACTGGCGTGTGTATAACAGCCTGCAAGAGCCAGGTGTGCAAAATGACGTCATGGCGCCTTTGCGGGAATTACCGGACCGGTTAGGCCGAATTCACAAGCCTGTGACTTCCGATCAACTAGTGGGCAAGACCGTCAATTGGTTTGGCAAGCAATTCAAAATTGTGGGTAAAGGCAAAAGTGATTGGAAAGCCGAGCCCGCCGTCGTCAATATCAAAGACTGGGTGGAAATGCAGCTCAGCAATCAAGGCAAGCCTGGCCATAAAGATGACGAGGCCGGTCAAATGAAGGCCTATGATGCGACCGTCATGGATTGGGTCTGGGATGGTTCGAAGGCCATGAGCGAGAAAGAACCGACGCTTGGGGAAAATCCCAAATATCGGCCCGAGTGGCAGGGATATACAGCCGGTGAACGGCGTGCCATTTGGTTTGAACCGTCAACCGGAAAAGTGGCGTGGCCGTGGCTCACGCCACATTTCGGAAAACGGGTACCGTTTTCCAATGATCATAATCCGGCTCCATGGTTGGAAATGATCCGGTTGAATCCGGATGGAACACGGTCGGTCGAACCGGCCAAGGCCGGCGAAAATGGCTCATGGAGTCTGTGTCCGGATCGAGCCGGATCACAGGATTACAAGGTGCATTTTATTAAGTTGCCGATAGAATTGTCGGCTGCCGAAGGAAAAGAGCCGGCGATTGTCGACCCCAATGGGCTTCTCTATGTTGTGCATGAAGAAGAGGAAGAGGTGCGAGCCAACAACGACAAAAAATTCCCGTTAGTGGTTCGGGCGAATGTCTATGATTGCATCGATTGGACGCTGACCAGTGAATGGTTGGATGACGATATCACGAATTTCCAGTCGTCCAAGATCAACACCCATTTCCATTTCTTCCAGTTCGATAATCAGGCATCCGATGGGGTGATTTCAGGATTTTCGTATGAACAGTCTATGCGACCGTTTACCCAATTCGAGAAAAAGTCGGATAAAGGGTTACCGGTGCCGATGAATGCGAAGGTGACGAAGGCCGCCAAGAAAGGTGACAAAACCTTGGAGGTTTCGAATGCCAAACAATATCACGTGGGCATTCCCATATTGATTGGGGCGGATAATGTCAAAGGCCAGGAGGTGCGACGGATTGTCAAAATTAATGGTAATACGTTGACCTTTGCCCAGCCCTTGAAGAATGCGCATCCCGTCAAGGACATTGTCACCGTGGAATATGTGCGGCAGCGGTTCTGGGTGGATGCGGATGTCGGGAGTGTGTTCTGGCATGACCATGCCTTTGGTGGTACGACGTGGCCACATGGGGCGGTCGGAACCATGATTGCCGAACCCTTCGGCTCCACGTGGCACGATCCGAAGACCGGGAAGCGGATTCGTTCGGGTCCGGTCGCCGATATTCATGCGGTCGAGCGTGTGGGACATGATGTGGCCGGCAGCTTCCGTGAATTAATGGTGCATATCATGGATACCGTGCCGCACACGGTGAACATCGTGACCGCGGGCAATCCTCCGGGGCAACCGGTGGATGTGGCGTTGGAAGCGGGTCGGACAGTGTCGTTCATCATGCCGCCGAACGACAAAATTAAAATGACGCCTATGCCATTCCTGAATGGCGGTACGCATACCACCGGGGGAGCGTTGAATTTCCGGTCCGAGCCGTTTGCACAACGATTGGCCAATAACCCGGAGCCGTCGCAAATATTCAGCAGTGTGGTGCATGGTGATCCGAGTACGGCTATGGTCAGGGCTTACCTTGGCGATGCCATTGTGTTCCGGCTGTTGGATGTGACAATGAATGAAAGTAATGTGTTCACATTGTCCGGCCATACGTTCTGGTCAGAACGCTATGCGCAGGAAGCCAATCGCAAACATTCGCTGCATATCGGTATTGCCGAACGGTATGACCTGGTCATTCCGGAAGCGGGTGGCCCGCGTCATCAAGCCGGCGATTATATGTTCTTTAATGGCCGGAGCTCGAAGTTTTCGGAAGGCTCCTGGGGGCTGATTCGGGTCTTAGATAAGCCGGTGAGTGATCTGCAGCCCTTGCCGAATAAAGCCTATGGCAAAGAAGGCATGCCGGAGCGATTGCCGGTTTGTCCGAAAGAGGCTCCGGTGAAGAGCTTCAATGTCGTGGCCCTGGACCATCCGGGGATGAGCTTTAATAGCAATGCTCCGGAAACGATTGAAGTGGACTTTGAACGCAAAATTGAATTGCGTAATCCTGAAGCCAAGATCTATGTCCTCGAAGATGAGGTGCAAAAGGTCGGAAGTGATGTGCAACCCATGCCGTTAACGTTACGGGCGAACGTGGGTGACTGCCTCCAAGTCAAATTGACGAATAAGCTCAAAGAAGGGCGAGCGTCGTTCTCGGCCTTCGGACTGGCTTTCGATCCCAAAGATTCCCAAGGCCTCAATTTGGGGAACAATCCCGGAGACCAAACTGTGGCGCCCGGTGAATCCCGGATGTACACCTATTATGCGGATCCCTTCAATGGCGAAACGCAAACCTTGGTGTGGGATTGGGGAAATGTGTCCATGAATCCCCGCAACGGTTTGTACGGGGGAATCATTATCGGTCCCAAGGGATCACAGTACCGTGATCCCAAAACGGGGGAAGATATTTCCCTGAAAAGTAGTTGGAATGCCGATGTGATTGTGGATCGGACTATTCAGGGCAATGAGAACCGGGTGAGCTACCGGGATGTTGCCTTGTATTTCCAGGACGAGGATAACATCATCGGAACCAGTTTCATGCCCTATGTGCAAAATGTGGCAGGGCTGACCGGCGTCAACTATCGCGCCGAACCCTATCTCCATCGGGAAGAAGCCGGTTGTTCATTGGGCCGTATGTTCCAACCGTGTCAGGTTGACGAGCCGCAGGATCCTGCGACACCGTTGATTGAAGCCCATGCGGGCGACAAAGTACGGATTCACGTCTTTGGCGCCAGCAGTGAGCAGAACGGGATGTTCACGGTGGAGAAGCATGAATGGCCGATCGAACCCTTTCTGCCTGGCGCGGATATGATCAGCACCGTGGAGTTCTCGGGTTCGGAAGGTTTGGATGTCTTCCTGCCCTCGGCTGGAGGCAAATGGTCCCTGGCCGGAGATTACGTGTGGAGCAATGGCCGGTTACCCTATTCCCAATCGGGGCAATGGGGATATCTCCGGGTGTTGCCGAACACGGATCAACGGATTCAGCCATTAGATGGTTCGGCCATGTCTTCCAAACAGGCAACTCTTGATGAACCCAGTGGCGAGCCGCGAATCATTTCTACCGTCACGAAATAAGCCAGATCCTCATTCCGAGGGTTAGCGAATGCGGGGAAGCCACTCTTCGGCTTCCCCGCTTTTTTTTGAGTGGGTGGTTCGATAGAATGTCCATAAGGATGACAATCATTTTATTTTTTGTGGGAGGAGAGAATGAAGGGCCGAAAAGTATGGAAAGGGATCGTAGGGGTTGGGCTTCTAGCGCTGTTCGCGCAAACCGCATGGTCCTACGATGAAATAACCGTGACTGATGGGGGAACCATTCAAGGGAAAGTGACCATTAGGGGCGATAAGCCAAGACCCATGGCCTTTAATCTGGTGACGATCCCCGATCCGGTGTTTTGTGGAACCATCTCTACGGGAACGGGTTGGCGCATTGTTGAGGATTTTATTATCGGGCCTGATCAAAGCCTTAAGGATGTGGTGGTGTTTCTCAAAGATATCGAAAAAGGGAAACCGTTTCACATGCCGAAGGTCAGGATCGAATCAGTCGACTGTGAATTTATTCCCTTTGTAAATGTCTTGCGCGATGGGGATGAACTGACCGTAGTCAACATGGATCCGGTCGAGCATGATATTCAGGCCTATGAAACGGCCAGAGAGCGAGGGGCCAGGGTCTTGTTCAATCGTCCCCTCCCGATGAATCCGTATCACAACGTGGCGGGAATATTCGGCAAGAAACACCTTCCCGGTGAACCCATGGTGGAAAAAATACATTTACGAAAAGGACGGAATGTGTTTGTCATGCAGTGCGGGTTCCATCCCTATATGTTTTCCTGGGGACTCGTGTTGGAGAGCCCCTATTATGCGATTACTCCCGAGGATGGAACCTTTGCAATTACCGACGTGCCTCCTGGAAATTATATGCTGACTGCCTGGCATCCCGGAATGAAGGAGTTTGTGGAACAACCCATCACGGTGACGGCTCAGAAGGCCACGGTGGCGAATTTTCAGTATGAGGCTCCCCAAGGCCGTCGTAGTACGCATGAAATAGAGGAGAATCCCCGGTTTGGATTGGAGTTATTGGAAGAAGGCCTGGAAATTGTACCTTCGATTAGACGCCAGATTCCCTAACGGGCTGTCATGCGTGCCACGCCCCAAGGACCATGGCGAGTGGTCACGCGGCAGACGAGGGAAACTCATGACGGAAAGTCCAAGAACAGGAGACGTCTCCTGAGGTAGCCCGCTCGAAGCAAGGCAACAGGATGTTGGTTCATTCACTGAAGTATGACGGATGAAAGGAGGGCGACCATGGGTTTACGGATATTGTCCATAGGAATCGTGCTTGGGGCAATGGTGTGCACGGGCGGTTGGGAGAGCGCACACGCCGCGGGAGAGGAGGAATCTGAAGTCCGGATGGCACCAGGGACTGAAGTGAATTTCTCTCCAGAGGTTGTGGCCGGGTATATCCATACGGTGATTGCCGCAGACAGAGCGCTCTATACGACACATGTAGTGGATCGCATGCAGGAGAATCGAATTGTCATTGCCGCAGAAGCCTGGAAGCAGCGGAAGGCGCTTCCGCTCCCCGCGCAAATGCTTTTGATGAGTGGACGAGTGGCCGAAATGGGGGGGTCCGGCCTGCGATATCGTCTGGCCAGTCTGTGGCCTATTTATGAGGAAAATGGGCCGAGCACCGCCTTTGAGGAGGCCGGATTAAAAGTCGTGGCCGAGAATCCCGATGAGGTCTATAGTGGAATTATCAAGAGAGGGGATCAACGGTTTTTCAAAGCCATTTATGCGGATCGGGCTGTTTCCAAAGCCTGTGTGGACTGCCACAACGGGCATTTGTTGAGTTCAAAGCGTGATTTTAAAATGGGCGATGTGATGGGTGCAATTATCATCTCGTTTCCGCTGCCTACAGAAAAAAAGGAAACTCCCTGAACGAGCAAAGACCTTCTGTCCATTTTTGAATCCGAAATCAGGAAGGTGGCTGTGGATGTTGAACCCGCAGTCACCTTCAGTCTGCTGTTCGATATATTTCATGATAGTCCTTGGGAAGTCTGTTCTTTCACATCCAACCGATCTCTTAACCAATCTCCCAGCATGTTGGCCGCGAGAACGACCGCCATAAGAGCCAAGCCCGGAAAGACGACCAGGTGGGGAGCTACCAACATGTAGCGGGTTCCGTCGCGAATCATGCTTCCCCATGACGCGGCAGGAGGTTGAACCCCCAGTCCCAAAAAGGAGAGGCCGGCTTCGGCTATGATGGCGCCGGCAATACCAAAGCTGGCTTCAACAATAAGCGGAGCCATGATTAACGGCAGAAGGTGCCGGAGAATAATACGCCAAGGCGGTGCGCCGATGGCTTGGGCAGCCAGCACGTGATCGGCGTGCTTGAGGGCGAGAACCTGTCCTCTCGCCAGTCTGGCGTATCCCACCCATCCCACGATTCCCAACGCCAGAATCACATTGCCGATTCCCGGTCCCAAGGCCCCGGCGAGGGCGATAGCAAGCAGTAGTCCAGGAAAGGCGAGCATGACATCCACAATTCGCACAAAGCCTGCATCGACCCACCCGCTGAGATAGGCACTGGAGACGCCGAGAAGGCTTCCTAGACTCACCCCCAGGGCGACCACGCACAGCGAAACAAAAAACGACGTGTGTGCGCCGCTGATGAGACGGTCGGCAACCGGTCGACCTAATTCATCATGCCCCAACCAGTGTTCCAGGCTTGGCGGGGAAAGAATTTTGGTGAGATCAATCGCATCAGGGGTTAAGGAAAAGATGAAATTGAAGATGGCCAGAAAGGCCCATGCGGCGATGATGGAGAGTGGCAGCCAAAGACGCATCGTTAATCAGTGGTGAATTGAATGCGAGGGTCCAGCCAGGCATATAGCAGATCCGTGAGCAGATTCACCACGATATAGGTCATGCTGATACACAGCACTGCCGCTTGCACGACCGGATAATCGCGCTGTTGAATGGCTTCAATCATCAGCAGTCCTAATCCCGGCCAGGCAAAAACCGTTTCAGTGATCACCGCTCCACCAAGCAAGCCTCCGAGCTGCAGGCCCAAAAGTGTTAAGATGGGTAAGAAGGCATTGGGCAGTGCATGACGCAAGACCGCCCGGGTTGAGGAGAGACCTTTGGCGCGGGCGGTCCGCATGAAGTCCTCCCCCAATACCTCAAGGACGCTGCTCCGAATCATTCTGGCCAGGATGGCCGCCATGGCTGTACCGAGCGTGAGGGCAGGCAGCACGACGGCGTTCCAACCTTCCCGACCACTCACGGGAAACCAGCCAAGCCAGAGCGCGCCGACTAAAATGAGTACAGGACCCATCCAGAAATTGGGAATCGACATTCCAAACAACGCAAACCCCATGGCGCCATAATCCAGAGGTGTGTGTTGGCGGACGGCCGCGACGAGGCCAAGAGGAAGCGCCAACCCGATTGCCACAATCAGGGAGACGAGGCTGAGATAGAGGGTGGCGGGAATGCGTTCAATGAGCAGATCCACAATCGCCCGACCCGAAAAAAGGGATGTGCCCAAATCCAGATGTAAAAGCCCCTTGAAATACATCCACCACTGTTGATGGAGGGGGAGGTCCAAGCCTAAGGCATGGCGAAGGGTTTCTTTGTCTGCCGGTTGAGCTGATTCACCCAGCATCACTTCCACGGGGTCGCCTGGAATAAGGTGAATCAACAGAAACACCAGGCAAATCACTCCCAGGAGGGCGAGCATCGCGCTCAAAATTCTTGTCACCAGGAAATGGGTCATGACGAGACTGGAGATAACGGTGATTGAAAAAAAAGAGCCTGCCTGCCCCGGACATAGTCGCGTGGCATGGTCATGGGTAGAACCGTGCGATGTGTTTGGGGGGAACTGAAGGAGGTCTCATCCACCGGACCTGACTGAGTCCGTCAAAATTGCCATCGGCACTCAATTGATATCCGGTGATAGTGGCGGACGTCAGAGCATAATGGTCTTCAAACCAGAGAGGCACATACGGAAGGGTATCCTGGAGACGAGCTTGAAGGGTGCGATATAAGGCCTGCTGCTCCTGCCTGTTCAGGGTCCGTTCGGCTTGCATCATGAGACGATCCGCCACCACATCGGCAAAGTGACCACGATTGGCGCCGACAGGAGGGATGGCGTCACTATGAAAGGCATACCGGAAAATATCCGGAGATTTCACACCGACCCACGCCAGGCTATACATTTGGAATCGACCGGATTTGATGTCACCGTAAAATGTGCCCCAATCGTGGCTTTGGATGGAGACATCAATTCCAACCTGGTCGAGTTGGTATTGAATGATTGTCGCCAAGCGCAATCGAAAGGGGTCAGTTGAGGTTTTATAGGTGATGGTCGGCCGATGGTCATGATCATAGCCGGCTTCCTTCAATAAGCGTTTGGCCGCCTCCGGATCGTAGGCGTACCCTGATAAGGTGGCATGTCCAGCCCAATGCTCCGGAGGAAAGAGCGCTTGCGCGACCCTGGCTCGTCCTCTCAACACGAATTGAATAATGTGCTCACGATCGATGGCATGGGCAATAGCCTTCCGCACCAGTTCTTGACCGACCACAGGATCTAACTGATTGAATCCCAGGTAGGCAAAATTTGCCCCCTCACGCTGTTGCAAGGTGATGCCTTTGTGGGCGGACAAATACGTGACAAGCTCAGGGGCGAGATCATTTTGTAGGAGATGAATCTCGTTTGCCAAAAGCTTAAGGGTTCGAACGGTCGGATCGGGAATTCTTAAAAATTCAACACGTTGACCATCTGCTCGTCGCTCGATTACAAGCCGGGTGTCATCGGGGCGTTCAAGAAATTGAAAGGGCCCGCTCCCTATGGGATCGTCATGGAAGGGGTGCCCCTTGGCAATAAGGTTTGCGGGGAGAATGCCGATAACT
Above is a window of Candidatus Nitrospira neomarina DNA encoding:
- a CDS encoding ABC transporter permease; the encoded protein is MTHFLVTRILSAMLALLGVICLVFLLIHLIPGDPVEVMLGESAQPADKETLRHALGLDLPLHQQWWMYFKGLLHLDLGTSLFSGRAIVDLLIERIPATLYLSLVSLIVAIGLALPLGLVAAVRQHTPLDYGAMGFALFGMSIPNFWMGPVLILVGALWLGWFPVSGREGWNAVVLPALTLGTAMAAILARMIRSSVLEVLGEDFMRTARAKGLSSTRAVLRHALPNAFLPILTLLGLQLGGLLGGAVITETVFAWPGLGLLMIEAIQQRDYPVVQAAVLCISMTYIVVNLLTDLLYAWLDPRIQFTTD
- a CDS encoding multicopper oxidase domain-containing protein, producing the protein MYHGKSRFLTASILLALMGGVAFWVTPAFVSAENASPPHAHQTGMPAQSPGWAEQLKGQTIVEDAIEGRAERAALVEQQHHRMMEQMQKDMEHKGADTGAFDSMSMIHQYGAGPANGLLASTPGVEPVSMKGGLCPKTAPVRSYDVSAIDVEISLNQWLDYYPGYMYALTENIDKIREEEAKNAEAREKEGHADPGAVKNGIQDQWIQPLVIRGNQGDCVKVTLRNQLEFGEEVSFHINGSDMVMSKTGQPATTTNPDTVAAEGQTIEMEWYIHPDTQEGGKQFHTYSNDRELTVMGLFGVFVVEPRGSNYYEPLGTGPATEATSGWQVMIDNGDGPDFREFVLIYHEVGDEAFRPVNKHGDFLPQRDPLTDAYRPGARALNYRSEPFGINNMHVQHEYFGFEDESMAYSSYTFGDAAPTIPRSYLGDPAKFRIVHGGSEVFHSHHPHGGSIRWQRSPRATQMPVWSTGQNGPVKYPVIRTKSDRVDVEVIGPSEALDLETECGSGLCQWLAGDFLFHCHVAHHYVAGMWGYWRVYNSLQEPGVQNDVMAPLRELPDRLGRIHKPVTSDQLVGKTVNWFGKQFKIVGKGKSDWKAEPAVVNIKDWVEMQLSNQGKPGHKDDEAGQMKAYDATVMDWVWDGSKAMSEKEPTLGENPKYRPEWQGYTAGERRAIWFEPSTGKVAWPWLTPHFGKRVPFSNDHNPAPWLEMIRLNPDGTRSVEPAKAGENGSWSLCPDRAGSQDYKVHFIKLPIELSAAEGKEPAIVDPNGLLYVVHEEEEEVRANNDKKFPLVVRANVYDCIDWTLTSEWLDDDITNFQSSKINTHFHFFQFDNQASDGVISGFSYEQSMRPFTQFEKKSDKGLPVPMNAKVTKAAKKGDKTLEVSNAKQYHVGIPILIGADNVKGQEVRRIVKINGNTLTFAQPLKNAHPVKDIVTVEYVRQRFWVDADVGSVFWHDHAFGGTTWPHGAVGTMIAEPFGSTWHDPKTGKRIRSGPVADIHAVERVGHDVAGSFRELMVHIMDTVPHTVNIVTAGNPPGQPVDVALEAGRTVSFIMPPNDKIKMTPMPFLNGGTHTTGGALNFRSEPFAQRLANNPEPSQIFSSVVHGDPSTAMVRAYLGDAIVFRLLDVTMNESNVFTLSGHTFWSERYAQEANRKHSLHIGIAERYDLVIPEAGGPRHQAGDYMFFNGRSSKFSEGSWGLIRVLDKPVSDLQPLPNKAYGKEGMPERLPVCPKEAPVKSFNVVALDHPGMSFNSNAPETIEVDFERKIELRNPEAKIYVLEDEVQKVGSDVQPMPLTLRANVGDCLQVKLTNKLKEGRASFSAFGLAFDPKDSQGLNLGNNPGDQTVAPGESRMYTYYADPFNGETQTLVWDWGNVSMNPRNGLYGGIIIGPKGSQYRDPKTGEDISLKSSWNADVIVDRTIQGNENRVSYRDVALYFQDEDNIIGTSFMPYVQNVAGLTGVNYRAEPYLHREEAGCSLGRMFQPCQVDEPQDPATPLIEAHAGDKVRIHVFGASSEQNGMFTVEKHEWPIEPFLPGADMISTVEFSGSEGLDVFLPSAGGKWSLAGDYVWSNGRLPYSQSGQWGYLRVLPNTDQRIQPLDGSAMSSKQATLDEPSGEPRIISTVTK
- a CDS encoding ABC transporter permease, yielding MRLWLPLSIIAAWAFLAIFNFIFSLTPDAIDLTKILSPPSLEHWLGHDELGRPVADRLISGAHTSFFVSLCVVALGVSLGSLLGVSSAYLSGWVDAGFVRIVDVMLAFPGLLLAIALAGALGPGIGNVILALGIVGWVGYARLARGQVLALKHADHVLAAQAIGAPPWRIILRHLLPLIMAPLIVEASFGIAGAIIAEAGLSFLGLGVQPPAASWGSMIRDGTRYMLVAPHLVVFPGLALMAVVLAANMLGDWLRDRLDVKEQTSQGLS
- a CDS encoding Tll0287-like domain-containing protein, whose amino-acid sequence is MGLRILSIGIVLGAMVCTGGWESAHAAGEEESEVRMAPGTEVNFSPEVVAGYIHTVIAADRALYTTHVVDRMQENRIVIAAEAWKQRKALPLPAQMLLMSGRVAEMGGSGLRYRLASLWPIYEENGPSTAFEEAGLKVVAENPDEVYSGIIKRGDQRFFKAIYADRAVSKACVDCHNGHLLSSKRDFKMGDVMGAIIISFPLPTEKKETP
- a CDS encoding carboxypeptidase-like regulatory domain-containing protein, with protein sequence MKGRKVWKGIVGVGLLALFAQTAWSYDEITVTDGGTIQGKVTIRGDKPRPMAFNLVTIPDPVFCGTISTGTGWRIVEDFIIGPDQSLKDVVVFLKDIEKGKPFHMPKVRIESVDCEFIPFVNVLRDGDELTVVNMDPVEHDIQAYETARERGARVLFNRPLPMNPYHNVAGIFGKKHLPGEPMVEKIHLRKGRNVFVMQCGFHPYMFSWGLVLESPYYAITPEDGTFAITDVPPGNYMLTAWHPGMKEFVEQPITVTAQKATVANFQYEAPQGRRSTHEIEENPRFGLELLEEGLEIVPSIRRQIP